A region from the Melioribacter roseus P3M-2 genome encodes:
- the murG gene encoding undecaprenyldiphospho-muramoylpentapeptide beta-N-acetylglucosaminyltransferase, which yields MKNSNPYRFVFAAGGTGGHLYPAIAVAQYIKKLHPESEIVFFGNKDKIESRVVPQYGFEFKNIWISGFYRKFDLRNLLFPVKLIASAFQSLFFMMRFKPRVAVGCGAYVSGPVVWAASVIGSKIILLEQNSYPGIANRLLERKANEIHVAFEESKKYFRFKDKIYVTGNPVRIDLSLIDKNEAAKKFGLDPAKKTVLILGGSLGARSLNESAARIVDLFEKEDLQLIWQTGKLYYDAYKKYDTEKNKTMPFIEDMRAAYSASDLVIARAGATTIAEISALGKAAVLVPSPNVAANHQYFNALALAESNAAVLIEDKNLSSELKNKLIELINDDEKLKKLSDAIKTFSKPEAASVIAQKAIGMAEQIN from the coding sequence ATGAAGAATTCGAATCCATATCGCTTTGTATTTGCCGCCGGCGGCACTGGCGGTCATCTTTATCCTGCTATTGCCGTAGCTCAGTATATTAAGAAATTACATCCCGAATCCGAAATTGTCTTTTTCGGAAACAAAGATAAAATCGAATCGCGCGTGGTTCCGCAATACGGGTTTGAATTCAAAAATATATGGATAAGCGGATTCTATCGGAAGTTCGATTTAAGAAATCTGTTGTTCCCGGTTAAACTTATTGCCTCCGCATTTCAGTCTCTGTTCTTTATGATGCGGTTTAAACCCCGCGTCGCCGTCGGATGCGGCGCTTATGTATCGGGTCCCGTAGTATGGGCCGCTTCGGTAATCGGCTCAAAAATTATATTGCTCGAACAGAACAGCTATCCGGGAATCGCTAATAGACTGCTAGAAAGAAAGGCAAACGAAATTCACGTAGCGTTTGAGGAAAGTAAGAAGTATTTCCGTTTTAAGGACAAAATTTATGTTACGGGAAATCCCGTGCGGATTGATTTGTCGCTAATAGATAAAAATGAAGCCGCTAAAAAATTCGGACTGGACCCGGCTAAAAAAACCGTACTGATTTTGGGAGGCAGCCTGGGAGCCAGATCTTTAAACGAATCGGCGGCTCGAATTGTGGATTTGTTTGAAAAGGAAGACTTGCAGTTAATATGGCAGACGGGAAAGCTCTACTATGACGCGTACAAAAAATATGATACGGAAAAAAATAAAACAATGCCGTTTATCGAGGATATGCGGGCGGCATATTCGGCTTCCGATCTTGTAATTGCAAGAGCCGGAGCTACAACCATTGCCGAAATTTCCGCTCTCGGTAAAGCGGCTGTACTGGTGCCGTCTCCGAATGTTGCCGCCAATCATCAGTATTTCAACGCTCTTGCCCTGGCTGAGTCGAATGCGGCGGTTTTAATCGAAGACAAAAATTTGTCGTCGGAATTGAAAAACAAATTAATCGAATTAATCAACGACGACGAAAAGCTTAAAAAATTATCCGATGCGATAAAAACATTCTCAAAACCGGAAGCCGCCTCCGTTATTGCTCAAAAGGCAATCGGCATGGCGGAACAAATCAATTAA
- a CDS encoding FtsW/RodA/SpoVE family cell cycle protein yields MKTLLKILIILVIALVLLGAIMVFTASGTYSMTRYNDYYSMFKSHILKVVLALFAIAAFALTPYDLFRKYSKYMMISGLVLLIATLIFAPKVKGAARWLDLGLLSFQPSEAVKILLIIHLSALIERKGELIADFKKGFAYALVWIGLVCGLIILQPNVSTSLIIAFTSFVLLYVGGASLRHISGILSVGIFFVGSAVMLYKHSRERLFDYINSLMTGSDINIQVTQAKIALGSGGLKGLGFGHSRQSDLFLPESYGDFIFSIIGEETGFIGTALILFTYLALFVICLIIAKKAQDKFGQLLVFGLGFNILVSAFINAAVVTGLFPTTGITLPFISFGGTSVVFMGVSIGIIINVAYQTMQTEKLKLAQVG; encoded by the coding sequence ATGAAGACACTCTTAAAAATATTGATCATTCTTGTTATAGCTCTCGTACTGCTGGGAGCCATTATGGTATTTACCGCCAGCGGCACATACAGCATGACCAGATATAACGATTACTACTCGATGTTCAAGTCGCACATCTTAAAAGTTGTTCTGGCTCTGTTCGCTATTGCGGCGTTTGCATTAACTCCGTATGACCTTTTTCGTAAATACAGTAAATATATGATGATATCGGGTCTCGTTCTGCTGATTGCCACTTTGATTTTTGCCCCTAAAGTAAAAGGAGCCGCAAGGTGGCTCGACCTGGGACTGCTTAGTTTTCAACCTTCCGAAGCGGTTAAGATTCTTTTGATAATTCATTTGTCTGCTCTGATCGAAAGGAAAGGAGAATTGATTGCCGACTTCAAGAAAGGTTTTGCATATGCCCTTGTTTGGATCGGTCTCGTATGCGGATTGATCATTCTTCAGCCGAACGTAAGCACAAGTTTGATAATTGCTTTTACTTCGTTCGTACTGCTTTACGTGGGAGGAGCGAGTCTCAGACATATTTCCGGAATTCTGTCCGTCGGAATTTTCTTTGTGGGTTCGGCTGTAATGCTCTATAAACATTCACGCGAGCGACTTTTTGACTATATAAACAGTCTTATGACCGGAAGCGATATTAATATTCAGGTAACTCAGGCAAAAATCGCTCTGGGCAGCGGAGGTTTGAAAGGATTGGGCTTCGGACACAGCAGGCAGAGCGACCTCTTTTTGCCGGAATCGTACGGCGATTTTATCTTTTCGATTATCGGCGAGGAAACCGGTTTTATCGGCACCGCGTTAATTTTATTCACTTATCTCGCGCTTTTTGTCATTTGTCTTATTATTGCGAAAAAAGCTCAGGATAAATTCGGTCAGCTGCTCGTCTTCGGACTCGGTTTCAATATTCTGGTAAGCGCATTCATTAACGCCGCCGTCGTAACGGGACTCTTTCCCACTACCGGTATTACGCTTCCTTTCATCAGCTTCGGCGGTACGTCGGTGGTTTTTATGGGCGTGTCGATAGGAATTATAATTAATGTGGCATATCAAACTATGCAGACGGAAAAATTAAAACTGGCTCAGGTAGGATGA
- the murD gene encoding UDP-N-acetylmuramoyl-L-alanine--D-glutamate ligase, whose protein sequence is MDIKGKKISIIGAADSGIAAAKLAKKMGALPFVSDSASRQSVFKWISVLENENIPYETDKHSEKVFDCDFIVTSPGVPSFSGILAEAKDKGIEIYSEFEFASWFNKGKTIAITGTNGKTTTTSLMNFTLKQSGFNTFSAGNIGTPFSDVVTEIGENDYVVLEASSFQLDFIKYFKPDFAVVLNITPDHLDRYNNDFALYARSKMNILKNQTANDVLIYNSDDRNVIDFMPAADVNKYGFSLQKEMLKGSYVKEGNMIFSDQTKETVCAVSDLFIKGPHNVSNALAVLTVAKKLGIPNKKIKSAFSSFRGVEHRIEFVRELAGVEYYNDSKATNVDSVWYALNSFEKPIYLILGGKDKGNDYNKIKELVARKVKKYMLSVLRQTKFMIFSRILFLPNINNHWKAAFFRQEKKPNRGR, encoded by the coding sequence ATGGATATTAAAGGGAAAAAAATATCGATAATCGGCGCGGCAGACAGCGGAATTGCTGCGGCAAAGCTTGCAAAAAAAATGGGCGCTTTGCCTTTCGTTAGCGATTCCGCAAGCAGGCAGTCGGTTTTTAAATGGATTTCCGTTCTGGAAAATGAAAATATTCCTTATGAAACCGACAAACATTCCGAAAAGGTATTCGACTGCGATTTTATTGTAACGAGTCCCGGAGTCCCGTCGTTTTCGGGTATTCTGGCAGAAGCAAAAGATAAAGGCATTGAAATATACAGCGAATTCGAATTTGCAAGCTGGTTCAATAAAGGTAAAACAATTGCAATTACCGGAACCAACGGAAAAACCACTACGACTTCGTTAATGAACTTTACATTGAAACAGAGCGGCTTCAATACATTCTCCGCCGGCAATATAGGAACTCCTTTTTCCGATGTCGTTACTGAGATAGGGGAAAACGATTACGTAGTTCTGGAGGCGTCGAGTTTCCAACTCGATTTTATTAAATATTTCAAGCCCGATTTCGCAGTTGTCTTGAATATTACTCCCGATCATCTGGACAGATATAACAACGACTTTGCGCTCTACGCCCGCTCGAAAATGAATATTCTCAAAAATCAAACTGCCAACGATGTTTTGATTTACAACTCCGACGATCGGAATGTTATCGATTTTATGCCTGCTGCGGATGTAAATAAATACGGGTTCTCGCTTCAAAAAGAAATGCTCAAAGGTTCTTATGTAAAAGAAGGAAATATGATTTTTTCGGATCAGACCAAGGAGACGGTTTGCGCCGTCTCGGATTTGTTTATTAAAGGTCCCCACAACGTTTCGAATGCGCTCGCTGTTTTGACCGTGGCAAAAAAACTCGGTATACCTAACAAGAAAATTAAAAGCGCGTTTTCGTCGTTTCGCGGCGTGGAACACCGTATCGAATTTGTCCGTGAACTTGCCGGCGTTGAATATTACAACGATTCGAAAGCTACTAATGTCGATTCTGTCTGGTATGCGCTCAACAGTTTTGAAAAACCGATTTATTTGATTCTGGGGGGCAAGGACAAAGGCAACGATTACAATAAAATCAAAGAGCTCGTAGCTCGAAAAGTTAAAAAATATATGCTATCGGTTCTTCGGCAAACAAAGTTTATGATTTTTTCAAGGATATTGTTCCTACCGAATATAAACAATCATTGGAAAGCTGCGTTCTTTCGGCAAGAAAAGAAGCCAAACCGGGGTCGGTAG
- the mraY gene encoding phospho-N-acetylmuramoyl-pentapeptide-transferase yields the protein MFYYLFDYINEIFNPPGFDVFRFLSFRSALSAITALVMSFMIAPKIIRKLKESQIDQPIRDDGPKTHKKKAGTPTMGGIIILLSVIVPVLLWSDIKSRFILLVLFATIVLGFIGFLDDYLKVVRKLPTGLIARYKLMGQIFVGLVVGTAVYYLPEFAQYNTQTTLPFFKNLNWDFSYLYIPWVVFIITATSNAVNLTDGLDGLAIGTMIIVMLALAILAYVTGNVIYADYLNIMYLPGSGELTVFIAALIGAGLGFLWYNFYPADVFMGDTGSLALGGAFGVMMIVIKKDLLIPILGGIYFAETLSVIIQRLYFKYTKRKYGEGRRVFKMAPIHHHFEQLNWAEPKIVVRFYIITIILAIISLTSFKIR from the coding sequence ATGTTTTATTATTTATTCGATTACATAAACGAAATTTTTAATCCGCCGGGCTTCGACGTCTTCCGGTTTTTATCGTTCAGATCCGCCTTGTCGGCAATTACGGCTCTTGTTATGTCGTTTATGATAGCCCCGAAAATTATTAGAAAATTAAAAGAGAGTCAGATCGATCAGCCGATAAGAGACGACGGTCCGAAGACTCATAAAAAGAAAGCGGGCACGCCGACGATGGGCGGAATAATTATTCTGCTATCGGTAATTGTGCCGGTTTTATTATGGAGCGATATCAAAAGCAGGTTTATACTGCTCGTACTATTTGCGACTATTGTTCTCGGTTTTATCGGTTTTCTTGACGATTATCTGAAGGTTGTAAGAAAATTGCCGACCGGTCTGATTGCGCGGTACAAATTAATGGGACAAATTTTTGTCGGCTTGGTGGTGGGGACGGCGGTCTATTACCTGCCGGAATTTGCGCAGTATAATACTCAAACTACTTTGCCGTTTTTTAAAAATCTGAATTGGGATTTTTCCTATCTCTACATTCCGTGGGTCGTTTTTATAATAACGGCAACTTCAAATGCGGTGAATTTAACGGACGGACTCGACGGACTGGCAATCGGCACGATGATTATTGTAATGCTTGCGCTTGCAATACTCGCTTACGTGACGGGCAATGTTATTTATGCGGATTATCTCAATATAATGTACCTGCCCGGCAGCGGAGAATTAACAGTATTTATCGCCGCTCTAATAGGCGCGGGACTCGGGTTCTTATGGTATAATTTTTATCCGGCCGACGTATTTATGGGAGACACCGGTTCGCTCGCTCTGGGCGGCGCTTTCGGTGTGATGATGATTGTAATTAAGAAAGATTTGTTGATACCGATTCTCGGAGGTATCTATTTTGCCGAAACACTGTCGGTAATTATTCAAAGGCTTTATTTCAAGTACACTAAAAGAAAATACGGCGAAGGAAGACGCGTTTTCAAAATGGCTCCTATCCATCATCATTTCGAGCAATTGAATTGGGCGGAACCCAAAATAGTAGTTCGTTTCTATATAATAACGATCATACTGGCTATTATAAGTTTAACTTCGTTCAAGATAAGGTAA
- a CDS encoding UDP-N-acetylmuramoyl-tripeptide--D-alanyl-D-alanine ligase: MSGKIKISLEDLFELNGAEIYNPDYYKPENAVSIDTRKIKGRCVYVAIQGEKFDGHDFIGEAVKKGADALVVNKRKLKKIFESKDFDTYRIAIIAVPDTVKALGEIAHIWRKKLNARIISITGSNGKTTTKDILASILSEKFVIVKTEANNNNHIGVPLTLLSADEKTEFVVLEHGTNHFGEIEYTANIAEPDFALITNIGDSHIEFLKSREMVFREKSALLNAADRKGGTVFINYDDPILKKYKENFRNVITYGFRNRPTVKGKITGYEEDGRTRLRISYKKTDREFVLSLYGEANAINFLSAAAVALNAGVGARELDKASKNLIAAKGRLNAIKLPGVFLIDDTYNSSPASVDAAYKLVKKIKGYKKKIFILGDIYELGKQSAKIHKELAEIFKPDKNLYVLTIGNYMKYAGNELKKKGIKTIHFKNREELSLYLKYEELKNSVILVKGSRGMAMEEFVKIIKERFE, from the coding sequence ATGAGCGGAAAAATAAAAATATCGTTGGAGGATTTGTTCGAGCTTAACGGCGCGGAAATCTATAATCCGGACTATTATAAACCGGAAAATGCCGTTTCGATCGACACCAGGAAAATTAAGGGCAGGTGCGTTTACGTCGCTATTCAAGGCGAGAAATTCGACGGGCACGATTTTATCGGAGAAGCAGTTAAAAAAGGAGCAGACGCGCTCGTCGTAAACAAAAGAAAACTGAAAAAGATATTCGAATCGAAAGACTTCGATACTTATCGCATCGCGATAATCGCGGTTCCTGATACCGTAAAAGCCTTGGGCGAAATTGCGCATATATGGCGGAAAAAACTCAATGCGCGGATAATTTCGATTACGGGCAGTAACGGAAAAACTACGACCAAAGATATTCTGGCTTCGATTCTTTCCGAGAAATTTGTAATCGTTAAAACCGAAGCAAACAATAACAATCATATCGGCGTGCCGCTTACTCTTTTGTCGGCCGACGAAAAGACCGAATTCGTCGTATTGGAACACGGCACAAATCATTTCGGAGAAATCGAATATACGGCTAATATTGCCGAACCCGATTTTGCATTGATAACGAACATAGGCGATTCGCATATCGAATTCTTGAAAAGCAGGGAGATGGTCTTCCGGGAAAAATCGGCTCTTTTGAATGCCGCCGATCGAAAAGGCGGAACCGTTTTTATCAACTACGACGATCCGATACTAAAAAAGTATAAAGAAAATTTCAGGAATGTGATTACGTACGGATTTAGAAACAGACCGACGGTTAAAGGAAAGATTACGGGATATGAAGAAGACGGCAGGACCCGACTTAGAATTAGTTACAAAAAGACAGACCGGGAGTTTGTTCTGTCGTTATACGGCGAAGCTAATGCGATTAATTTCCTTTCGGCCGCCGCAGTCGCATTGAATGCGGGCGTCGGTGCGAGAGAGCTCGATAAAGCGTCGAAAAATCTTATCGCAGCTAAAGGGAGACTAAACGCGATTAAATTACCCGGCGTGTTTCTGATAGACGACACTTACAATTCGAGTCCCGCTTCGGTCGACGCAGCTTATAAACTCGTAAAGAAAATCAAGGGATACAAGAAAAAAATATTTATACTCGGCGACATTTATGAACTCGGAAAACAATCGGCTAAAATACACAAAGAACTTGCGGAAATATTCAAACCCGACAAAAATCTTTATGTGTTAACGATCGGCAACTACATGAAATACGCAGGCAACGAATTGAAGAAGAAAGGAATTAAAACCATACACTTCAAAAATCGGGAAGAATTGTCGCTTTACCTTAAGTACGAAGAACTAAAAAACTCTGTAATCCTCGTAAAAGGCTCGAGGGGTATGGCGATGGAAGAATTTGTGAAAATCATAAAAGAGAGATTTGAATAA
- a CDS encoding UDP-N-acetylmuramoyl-L-alanyl-D-glutamate--2,6-diaminopimelate ligase produces MKLNELLNNVRVKQVTGNAEEKEITNISIDSRNVNENSLFFAIEGFKTDGHKFIQDALNKGVRAVVLQNPAALPDQIFEHYSAVKIVVEDSRKALAEFSDRFFGSPSKKIKLVGVTGTKGKTTTAFFLKSLFEYTGRKAGLIGTIANYIGDEELKTMLTTPQSHEINFLLDRMVKAGCRYCSMEVSSHALDLHRADYLDFDYAIFTNITSDHMDYHLTFDNYLKAKKILFDMLPENAAAVINADDPNANELVRGTKAKVVKYGASEKADFRIKEITYSLEGTDFVVVYKNKEYKLHTKLIGHFNAYNATAAFAVGLLESIDADEVIRAIKNSPQVPGRFEVVSGGEKKIIIDYAHTADSLMQALKAVRNIVGNSRPVYTVFGCGGDRDRSKRPIMGRIASEMSDKVFVTSDNPRTENPSAIIDEIVQGIKKDNYTVIENREEAIKKAIQMSEKDAVILIAGKGHENYQEINGVRTHFSDKETAVKYLNL; encoded by the coding sequence ATGAAATTAAACGAACTGTTAAATAACGTGCGTGTGAAGCAGGTGACGGGAAACGCCGAAGAAAAAGAAATAACGAATATTTCGATCGATTCCCGGAATGTGAATGAAAATTCTCTCTTCTTTGCAATCGAAGGCTTTAAAACCGACGGTCATAAATTTATTCAGGACGCATTGAATAAAGGCGTCAGGGCTGTGGTTCTCCAAAATCCCGCCGCATTGCCCGATCAAATTTTCGAGCATTACTCTGCCGTCAAAATAGTGGTTGAAGACAGCAGAAAAGCTCTGGCTGAATTTTCCGACAGATTTTTCGGCAGCCCTTCCAAAAAAATTAAATTGGTCGGAGTAACGGGCACCAAAGGAAAAACCACGACGGCTTTTTTTCTTAAATCGCTTTTTGAATATACAGGGCGCAAAGCAGGCTTGATCGGAACCATTGCGAATTATATCGGAGACGAAGAGTTGAAGACTATGCTCACCACTCCGCAGTCTCATGAAATTAATTTTCTCCTCGACAGGATGGTAAAAGCCGGCTGTCGTTATTGTTCGATGGAAGTTTCGTCGCATGCTTTGGATCTGCATCGCGCCGATTATCTCGATTTCGATTACGCCATATTTACGAATATTACTTCGGATCATATGGACTATCATCTGACCTTTGATAACTATCTCAAAGCGAAAAAAATATTGTTCGACATGCTGCCCGAAAATGCAGCCGCTGTAATAAACGCGGACGACCCGAATGCAAATGAATTAGTTCGAGGCACAAAAGCAAAAGTGGTAAAATACGGCGCGTCGGAAAAAGCCGATTTCAGAATAAAGGAAATAACCTATTCGCTCGAAGGGACCGATTTCGTCGTCGTATATAAAAACAAAGAGTACAAGTTACACACAAAATTAATCGGTCATTTTAACGCTTATAATGCAACGGCAGCTTTTGCCGTGGGTCTGCTGGAATCGATCGACGCAGACGAGGTTATAAGAGCCATCAAAAATTCGCCGCAGGTTCCGGGAAGGTTCGAAGTTGTTTCCGGAGGCGAAAAGAAAATTATAATCGACTACGCGCACACCGCCGATTCACTTATGCAGGCGTTAAAAGCCGTTAGAAATATCGTCGGCAATTCACGTCCGGTCTATACGGTGTTCGGATGCGGAGGCGACCGCGACAGATCCAAGCGACCGATAATGGGCAGAATTGCTTCCGAAATGAGCGACAAGGTTTTTGTTACTTCGGATAATCCCCGTACCGAAAATCCTTCCGCCATTATTGACGAAATTGTTCAAGGCATTAAAAAAGACAATTATACGGTCATTGAAAACCGCGAAGAAGCAATTAAGAAAGCAATACAAATGTCCGAAAAGGATGCCGTAATTCTGATTGCAGGAAAAGGTCACGAGAATTATCAGGAAATAAACGGAGTAAGAACACATTTCTCCGATAAAGAAACTGCTGTTAAATACTTAAATCTATGA
- a CDS encoding penicillin-binding protein yields the protein MINSRALIITGFVFLFFLLLLAKLFSIQILKNEYYTLIAERQQNKPKIIKAERGIIKDRNGEVLSFTRDNVSFFVDTRMMNESKIDTISKVFSKTLGKPVSYYKRIIRNGKRNVCIAKKVPMSKAFELKKLIVDGYFYEEDFTRVYPYGNLAAHIIGYVNRELKGIEGIEKVYDEILTGKDGMYLFERDVLGKVISVDEKHSVPPAPGNNVVLTINKTYQKILQEELAAGVKKYNGNSGVGIIMDPNSGAILALANIPDFDPANYNLFTASERRNRALTDTYEPGSTIKPFILSMLFNEKLAEENEPIDVEGGKIIFHKTRITDTHPHDILTVREVLEQSSNVAMAKLSTRISDELFYRYLRNFGFGNPTHIEISGEAEGYLKKPKNFSKLSKAFMSFGYEFSVTPLQMITAFSALVNGGILYKPYVVEKITDANGEILSSADPKRIRRVIDKEVSDKIKKMMVGVVENGTATAAQLDYVHAGGKTGTSQKLVEGRYVKGKYNSSFIGYLPADNPQIVCLILIDSPEIARYGGLVAAPVFKNVAQRLIEYDLNLAPVRKKIVRKKKLIEELIAEDINAKENNYDKFFNPTNEKKMLPEKPVKQNVQKGVMPDLRNMNLRDAIVILNELSVKYKISGSGKVVSQSIEPGVKLTAGTICTVKCQLNINKKVLNLN from the coding sequence ATGATTAATTCGAGAGCTTTGATTATAACCGGATTTGTTTTCCTCTTTTTTTTGCTTTTGCTGGCAAAACTTTTTTCTATTCAAATACTCAAAAACGAATACTATACTTTGATTGCGGAACGCCAGCAGAACAAACCCAAAATCATCAAAGCCGAAAGAGGAATTATTAAAGACCGAAACGGCGAAGTGTTGTCGTTTACGCGAGACAACGTATCGTTCTTCGTCGATACGAGGATGATGAACGAATCCAAAATAGATACTATATCGAAAGTGTTTTCGAAAACGTTAGGCAAGCCGGTTTCTTATTATAAAAGAATTATTCGCAACGGCAAGCGCAACGTTTGTATTGCAAAGAAAGTGCCCATGTCGAAGGCGTTCGAGCTGAAAAAACTGATTGTGGACGGATACTTTTACGAGGAAGATTTTACGCGCGTCTACCCGTACGGAAATTTAGCGGCTCATATTATCGGTTACGTTAACAGAGAACTGAAAGGCATAGAAGGCATCGAAAAAGTTTATGACGAGATTCTAACGGGAAAAGACGGAATGTATCTTTTCGAAAGAGACGTTTTGGGAAAAGTTATTTCCGTTGACGAAAAACATTCTGTTCCGCCGGCGCCCGGGAATAATGTGGTTCTGACAATCAATAAAACTTATCAGAAAATATTGCAGGAAGAACTTGCCGCCGGAGTTAAGAAATACAACGGCAATTCGGGCGTGGGTATAATAATGGATCCTAATAGCGGCGCCATACTTGCGCTGGCTAACATACCGGACTTCGATCCCGCCAATTACAATCTTTTTACCGCTTCGGAAAGGAGAAACCGGGCGCTCACAGATACTTACGAACCGGGATCGACGATAAAGCCTTTTATTCTTTCGATGTTGTTTAATGAAAAGCTTGCTGAAGAAAACGAACCGATCGACGTAGAAGGGGGAAAGATTATTTTTCACAAAACGAGAATAACCGACACCCATCCTCACGATATCCTCACAGTGAGAGAAGTGCTCGAACAATCGAGCAATGTCGCTATGGCTAAATTATCCACACGAATATCGGACGAACTGTTTTACAGGTATCTGCGAAATTTCGGATTCGGCAATCCGACGCACATCGAAATTTCGGGCGAAGCCGAAGGTTATTTGAAAAAACCGAAAAATTTTTCGAAACTCTCAAAAGCTTTTATGTCGTTCGGATATGAATTTTCCGTAACTCCATTGCAAATGATTACCGCTTTCAGCGCTCTTGTAAACGGCGGGATTCTATACAAACCTTATGTGGTCGAAAAGATTACGGATGCAAATGGCGAAATCCTCAGCTCCGCCGACCCGAAAAGAATCAGAAGAGTGATTGATAAAGAAGTGTCCGATAAAATAAAGAAAATGATGGTGGGCGTAGTGGAAAACGGCACTGCTACGGCGGCTCAGCTCGATTATGTTCATGCGGGCGGCAAAACGGGCACGTCGCAAAAATTGGTCGAAGGCAGGTACGTTAAAGGCAAATACAATTCGTCGTTCATCGGTTATTTGCCCGCGGATAATCCTCAGATTGTATGCCTGATCTTGATCGACTCGCCGGAGATTGCCAGATACGGCGGTTTGGTTGCCGCTCCGGTATTTAAAAACGTCGCCCAACGGTTGATTGAGTACGATTTGAATCTGGCTCCCGTAAGAAAGAAAATCGTAAGGAAAAAGAAATTGATAGAAGAACTGATTGCCGAAGATATCAACGCCAAAGAAAATAATTATGATAAGTTTTTTAATCCGACTAACGAGAAAAAGATGCTTCCCGAAAAGCCGGTCAAACAGAACGTTCAAAAAGGCGTTATGCCCGATTTAAGAAATATGAATTTACGCGATGCAATCGTAATATTAAACGAACTCAGCGTCAAATATAAAATTAGCGGCAGCGGAAAAGTAGTGTCGCAAAGTATAGAACCCGGCGTTAAACTTACCGCCGGCACAATTTGCACCGTCAAATGTCAATTGAACATTAATAAGAAAGTATTGAATCTCAACTGA
- a CDS encoding septum formation initiator family protein → MSKSSTIRFIFIVFAFAFLIFLHVATVNEIKNMTREKITKTELLNEKLNRIEMKTVEIQKLSSEERIVKIAKDTLGMLSPIENLKTIRVDKFQIEQLEKLLQEKYD, encoded by the coding sequence ATGAGCAAATCGTCCACCATACGTTTTATCTTTATTGTTTTTGCTTTTGCTTTTTTGATTTTTTTGCACGTCGCCACGGTCAACGAAATCAAAAATATGACGCGCGAAAAAATTACAAAAACAGAATTGCTCAACGAAAAACTGAACCGTATCGAAATGAAGACGGTCGAAATTCAAAAATTGAGTTCAGAGGAGAGAATTGTCAAAATTGCAAAAGATACGCTCGGGATGTTAAGCCCGATTGAAAATCTCAAAACGATCCGTGTGGATAAATTTCAAATAGAACAGCTCGAAAAATTATTGCAAGAAAAATATGATTAA
- the rsmH gene encoding 16S rRNA (cytosine(1402)-N(4))-methyltransferase RsmH — protein sequence MSRHEPVLLRESVELLVWNRDGAYFEGTAGYGGHAGEILNSLSDKGKLVATDKDFEAFSYCKKKFENESRYIVYNTSFTNIDVIAKIEFIEMFDGIFLDLGVSSLQLDDPEKGFTFREDSPLDLRMNKSEGISAADLLNTASEEELADIIFRYGEEKKSRQIARKIAEYRKTNKFETSSQLKSIIAELTPPKFLNKSLARVFQALRIYVNNELEELEIFLDKSIDLLKKGGRIAIITFHSLEDRIVKEKFKYETLECICPPQSPICVCDKEARLKLINTKPIAPTEEEIAKNRRSRSAKLRAAERI from the coding sequence ATGAGTCGACACGAACCGGTTCTCCTGAGGGAGAGCGTGGAGTTATTGGTATGGAACAGAGACGGCGCTTACTTTGAAGGTACGGCAGGCTACGGCGGGCATGCCGGGGAAATTCTGAATTCTTTGAGCGATAAAGGTAAGCTCGTCGCTACGGATAAAGATTTCGAAGCATTCAGCTACTGCAAAAAAAAATTTGAAAACGAATCCAGATATATCGTCTATAATACATCTTTTACGAATATAGACGTTATTGCAAAAATCGAGTTCATTGAAATGTTTGACGGCATCTTTTTAGATCTCGGGGTGTCTTCTCTGCAACTCGACGACCCTGAAAAAGGTTTTACTTTCAGAGAGGATTCGCCCCTTGATCTGAGGATGAATAAATCGGAAGGCATATCAGCGGCCGACCTGCTGAACACCGCTTCGGAAGAAGAATTGGCGGATATTATTTTCAGGTACGGCGAAGAAAAAAAATCGAGACAGATTGCCAGGAAAATTGCAGAATACAGAAAGACCAATAAGTTTGAAACCTCAAGCCAGTTAAAAAGCATTATCGCCGAATTGACGCCGCCCAAATTTCTCAATAAATCCCTTGCGCGAGTATTTCAGGCTCTCAGAATTTATGTGAATAATGAACTGGAAGAACTCGAAATTTTCCTCGACAAGTCGATCGACTTGCTCAAAAAAGGGGGCAGAATCGCAATTATTACTTTCCATTCGCTCGAGGACAGAATCGTTAAAGAAAAGTTTAAATATGAAACTCTCGAGTGTATATGTCCGCCGCAGAGTCCGATTTGCGTCTGCGATAAAGAAGCCCGACTCAAATTGATCAATACCAAACCGATTGCGCCGACTGAAGAGGAAATCGCAAAAAACCGCCGCTCGAGAAGCGCAAAGTTAAGAGCAGCCGAGAGGATTTAA